In the genome of Candidatus Reidiella endopervernicosa, one region contains:
- a CDS encoding YbeD family protein, which yields MSDERETLIEFPCDFPIKAMGRDEGEFETLVVELVRKHAPDLGEGAVTTRPSKGGSFLSVTVTVRATSQQQLDNIYQSLTDCEQVLMSL from the coding sequence ATGAGTGACGAGAGAGAGACACTGATTGAGTTCCCCTGCGATTTCCCGATCAAGGCGATGGGACGTGATGAGGGGGAGTTTGAGACGCTGGTGGTCGAGCTGGTGCGCAAACACGCGCCCGATCTCGGAGAGGGAGCGGTCACTACCCGCCCCAGCAAAGGCGGCAGCTTCCTCTCAGTCACCGTCACCGTTCGTGCCACCAGTCAGCAACAGCTCGATAACATCTACCAGAGCCTCACCGACTGCGAACAGGTCTTGATGTCACTCTGA
- the lipB gene encoding lipoyl(octanoyl) transferase LipB gives MQPVTLRRLGQRDYEPVWREMESFTFTRTPDTIDELWRVEHPPIFTLGLNGKNEHLLNPGDIPVINVDRGGQVTYHGPGQIVIYTLLDLRRLGIGVRELVTHLEQSIIALLADYDVEAAARKDAPGVYVAKQKIAALGLRVKRGCSYHGLSLNVDMELEPFSRINPCGYADMAVTQMADLGITASVDQVAERLLSHLTRELGYTTGRTEV, from the coding sequence ATGCAGCCGGTTACCCTTCGCAGGCTCGGCCAGCGCGACTATGAACCTGTCTGGCGCGAGATGGAGTCGTTCACCTTCACCCGTACGCCAGATACCATCGACGAGCTATGGCGGGTCGAACATCCTCCCATCTTTACCCTTGGTCTCAACGGAAAAAACGAACACCTGCTCAACCCCGGCGACATCCCTGTGATCAACGTCGACCGTGGCGGTCAGGTCACCTACCACGGCCCCGGCCAGATCGTCATCTACACCCTGCTCGATCTGCGTCGCCTCGGCATCGGCGTGCGCGAGCTGGTCACCCACCTGGAGCAGTCGATCATTGCACTACTCGCCGACTACGACGTTGAGGCCGCGGCACGCAAAGATGCCCCCGGTGTCTATGTGGCTAAGCAGAAGATTGCCGCCCTCGGTCTAAGGGTAAAGCGCGGCTGCAGTTATCACGGCCTGAGCCTGAATGTCGATATGGAGCTGGAGCCCTTCTCTCGTATTAACCCCTGCGGTTATGCCGACATGGCAGTCACCCAGATGGCCGATCTTGGCATCACCGCCAGCGTCGATCAGGTCGCCGAGCGGCTGCTATCACACCTGACCAGAGAGCTGGGCTACACTACGGGCCGAACTGAGGTGTAA